In Gulosibacter molinativorax, a single window of DNA contains:
- a CDS encoding glycosyltransferase yields MTKFMLMAMPLAGHVAPVLAVAAELVGRGHDVRVYTGRAYRERVEATGASWLGWQRAPDFDEHDLETTFPRLRGRPGIGQVITNLADLFIGTAPGQVADLRDEWQREPWDILVAEESTVAPRLCAESLGCHWVTLAVLPLGLPSREGPPNGLGLLPGHGPVGKARDALLRSLTPALGSALGPALSRARRAAGLSPSRLPFDRAVFSSELILASGVPALDHHRTDRPKHLRWVGNLTAMGVTPRTSSGLLPDWWSDLDGKVVVHVTQGTFNIDPTDLIRPTLEALADLDLIVVVTTGRRGHDRLPFSVPCNARVAGFIPYDLLLPRVDAMVTNGGWGGTLGALAHGIPLVIAGGDLDKPEIAARVEASGAAVNLRNGRPSPRQVGAAVGKVLNEGTYRDAARNVATELDKAGGASKAADLLDEFASRV; encoded by the coding sequence ATGACCAAGTTCATGCTCATGGCGATGCCGCTTGCCGGTCACGTCGCACCAGTCCTGGCGGTCGCGGCCGAACTCGTAGGGCGCGGGCACGACGTCCGTGTCTACACAGGACGTGCTTACCGGGAACGTGTCGAGGCGACGGGCGCGAGCTGGCTCGGGTGGCAGAGAGCGCCGGACTTCGATGAGCATGACCTCGAGACGACCTTCCCGAGGCTCCGTGGAAGGCCAGGAATCGGGCAGGTCATCACCAATCTCGCGGATCTGTTCATCGGTACCGCACCGGGGCAAGTGGCGGACCTCCGAGACGAGTGGCAGCGTGAACCGTGGGATATTCTGGTCGCGGAAGAATCGACCGTTGCCCCGCGGCTCTGCGCCGAGTCACTCGGTTGCCACTGGGTAACCCTTGCCGTGCTGCCTCTCGGTTTGCCGAGCAGGGAAGGGCCACCCAACGGGCTCGGTTTGCTGCCCGGTCACGGCCCGGTCGGCAAGGCGCGGGATGCGCTGCTCCGTTCGCTCACGCCTGCGCTCGGGTCGGCGTTGGGGCCAGCACTGTCGCGGGCCCGCCGCGCTGCTGGGCTGTCGCCCTCACGGCTACCGTTCGATCGCGCGGTGTTCTCGTCGGAGCTCATCCTCGCCAGTGGTGTTCCCGCATTGGACCACCATCGAACCGACCGACCCAAGCATCTGCGGTGGGTGGGGAACCTCACCGCTATGGGCGTGACGCCGAGGACATCATCTGGTCTGCTCCCAGATTGGTGGTCGGACCTCGACGGCAAGGTGGTTGTGCACGTCACGCAGGGCACGTTCAATATCGACCCGACCGACCTCATTCGCCCGACGCTCGAGGCCCTCGCAGACCTCGATCTCATCGTCGTCGTCACGACCGGGCGTCGCGGGCATGACCGTCTGCCCTTCTCGGTGCCATGCAATGCGCGCGTCGCCGGGTTTATCCCGTACGACTTGCTGCTCCCGCGCGTCGATGCCATGGTCACAAACGGCGGCTGGGGCGGGACGCTAGGCGCGCTCGCGCACGGAATTCCGCTCGTTATCGCCGGTGGTGACCTCGACAAGCCCGAAATTGCGGCGCGCGTCGAGGCGTCGGGCGCCGCGGTAAACCTACGCAACGGTCGGCCTTCGCCGCGCCAAGTCGGGGCTGCTGTCGGGAAAGTCCTGAACGAGGGGACCTATCGCGATGCCGCGCGCAACGTTGCGACTGAGCTCGACAAAGCTGGCGGGGCTTCGAAAGCTGCGGATCTCCTCGATGAATTCGCGTCAAGGGTTTGA
- a CDS encoding aldehyde dehydrogenase family protein: MSAVSLRIQPHLYIAGEYTDGSSTERSEVINPATGESIASVPVPTQPDLDLAVAKAHEAQPAWRRLGVFARAEICHKIGDALEARAEELARIQTSEQGKPLAESLADITEAAHLFHLHAEDAVRLYGETLPSNDRNMRQITWRAPIGVFGIITPWNFPMLMFAEFVAPGLATGNAHVVKPPANTPLTVLAAMEVMREAGLPDGLVSVLPGDGELGASLVSHPGINAVGFIGSSATAAKIQATAGLKPLLIEASGNGPVVVLADADAKRAAKAAVDGAYSCSGQVCCATERVIVHQDIHDEFVREVLEYSKTVVLGDPTDPNTNLGPLNNEAVAAKMDRHMADARERGFDVLVGGGRAEGMPTNLYYEFTVVDGVTTDSLLSREESFGPVVPIITAKDDEDALRIANDDPLGLQGAVFTESLKKAFYFMEEMQVGQVIVNESNNWWDVNMPFGGAGGTATGWGRIGGMYTLHDMTYLRNGCIRVADED, encoded by the coding sequence ATGAGTGCAGTGTCATTGCGGATTCAGCCGCATCTCTATATCGCCGGTGAATACACCGACGGATCTTCGACAGAACGCAGCGAAGTGATTAACCCGGCTACCGGCGAATCGATTGCGTCGGTTCCTGTGCCCACGCAACCCGATCTTGACCTCGCGGTTGCGAAGGCACACGAGGCTCAACCGGCCTGGCGTCGCCTTGGCGTATTCGCCCGAGCCGAAATTTGCCACAAGATTGGGGACGCCCTAGAGGCACGGGCAGAGGAGCTCGCGCGAATCCAGACGAGCGAACAAGGCAAGCCGCTCGCCGAGTCGCTTGCTGATATCACCGAAGCAGCTCACCTTTTCCACTTGCACGCTGAAGACGCAGTGCGTCTGTATGGTGAGACGCTGCCGTCAAACGATCGAAACATGCGTCAGATTACGTGGCGCGCACCGATCGGTGTCTTCGGCATCATTACCCCGTGGAATTTCCCAATGCTGATGTTTGCCGAATTCGTCGCACCCGGTCTTGCGACTGGTAACGCGCACGTTGTCAAGCCGCCAGCGAACACGCCACTTACGGTCCTCGCAGCGATGGAGGTCATGCGTGAAGCTGGGCTCCCCGACGGGCTCGTGAGCGTGCTCCCTGGTGACGGTGAACTCGGTGCCTCGCTCGTATCGCACCCAGGAATCAACGCCGTTGGGTTCATCGGTTCGTCGGCGACGGCTGCAAAAATTCAGGCGACGGCAGGCCTCAAGCCGCTGCTTATCGAAGCATCTGGTAATGGCCCTGTAGTCGTGCTCGCAGATGCGGACGCAAAGCGCGCTGCAAAGGCTGCGGTAGATGGAGCGTACTCGTGTTCGGGCCAGGTCTGCTGCGCGACGGAACGGGTGATCGTGCACCAAGACATTCACGATGAGTTCGTACGGGAAGTCCTCGAGTACTCGAAGACCGTCGTGCTGGGTGACCCGACGGATCCGAATACTAACCTCGGGCCGCTCAACAATGAGGCGGTCGCGGCGAAGATGGACCGCCACATGGCGGATGCCCGTGAGCGTGGGTTCGACGTGCTTGTCGGCGGTGGTCGAGCGGAGGGTATGCCGACCAATCTGTATTACGAGTTCACGGTAGTGGACGGCGTGACTACCGACAGTTTGCTTTCTCGCGAAGAATCGTTTGGCCCGGTCGTGCCGATCATTACCGCAAAGGACGACGAGGATGCTCTTCGTATCGCTAACGACGATCCGCTTGGATTGCAGGGTGCCGTTTTCACCGAGAGCCTCAAGAAGGCTTTCTACTTCATGGAGGAAATGCAGGTCGGCCAAGTCATCGTGAATGAGTCGAATAACTGGTGGGACGTCAATATGCCGTTCGGTGGCGCGGGCGGTACGGCCACCGGTTGGGGTCGAATCGGCGGCATGTACACGCTGCACGACATGACCTACTTACGCAACGGCTGCATCCGGGTGGCCGACGAGGACTAA
- a CDS encoding chorismate mutase, producing MTQQHASPTKDQQEALQKLGEIRGSIDNLDAAMIHILAERFRHTQEVGELKAKHDLPPSDPEREKRQVARLRELAHESRLDPEFAEKFLNFVIAEVIHHHRRIAEGAAATTEPSGE from the coding sequence ATGACTCAACAGCACGCATCCCCGACGAAAGACCAGCAGGAAGCCCTACAAAAATTGGGCGAGATCCGCGGTTCGATCGACAACCTGGATGCGGCGATGATTCACATTCTCGCGGAGCGTTTCCGACACACGCAGGAGGTCGGCGAGCTCAAAGCGAAGCACGACCTGCCGCCGTCGGATCCCGAGCGGGAGAAGCGTCAGGTCGCACGTCTTCGTGAGCTTGCGCATGAGTCGCGACTCGACCCCGAGTTCGCGGAAAAGTTCCTTAACTTCGTGATTGCCGAAGTCATCCATCACCACCGGCGCATTGCCGAGGGTGCCGCAGCCACAACCGAGCCCTCAGGGGAGTAG
- a CDS encoding D-arabinono-1,4-lactone oxidase, producing the protein MTESQADKPGKILPTRPATSLPKRRGNTWRNWSGGVTETSQLAAGPTSETAVSALVVGAGGSGLKVKSVGSGHSFNDIAGTEGLRLHFDDYRGLVSVNPETRVATFRAGTRMHEVHDLLAEHGLTLENQGDVAAPTIAGAISTGTHGTGLGTSGLSSMVKGLRMVLANGQIVYCDERNHTDLFEFARLGLGALGVIVEVAIQCVPTFRVEANESAEPLDAVLDSYLERARSTDYFSFFWFPHAEQALVKAHRRLADGEEPEGLGGKNAAKFFDEELVQYWAQGLAASLGTVAPGLVQRVSHFTSALTGSRQYVEDSVTMFGNSKRMRYNELEYAVPLEDGPEVVREIRRQIDAHGITVSFPIEVRCGAADDVPLSPGYGRETAYIAVHRYVRERHAEYFGVVEEVLQSAGGRPHWGMMHTLRAPQLRDLYPKFDEFVALRDKVDPQRVFDNAYLERALGD; encoded by the coding sequence ATGACCGAATCACAGGCCGACAAACCCGGCAAGATTCTGCCGACGCGTCCCGCGACCTCGCTGCCGAAGCGTCGCGGGAATACGTGGCGTAACTGGTCGGGTGGCGTGACCGAGACCTCGCAGCTCGCGGCCGGGCCGACGAGCGAGACGGCGGTGAGCGCGCTCGTGGTTGGTGCCGGAGGCTCTGGACTCAAGGTGAAGTCGGTCGGTTCCGGGCACTCGTTCAACGACATCGCAGGCACCGAGGGCCTGCGCCTGCATTTCGACGACTACCGCGGGCTGGTTTCGGTGAACCCGGAAACGCGTGTGGCAACCTTTCGCGCGGGCACGCGGATGCACGAGGTTCATGATCTGCTCGCCGAGCATGGGCTGACGCTCGAGAACCAGGGCGATGTCGCCGCGCCGACGATCGCTGGCGCGATCTCGACCGGCACGCACGGCACCGGGCTTGGCACGAGCGGGCTGTCCTCGATGGTCAAGGGCCTGCGGATGGTGCTCGCGAACGGGCAGATCGTGTACTGCGACGAGCGCAATCACACGGACTTGTTTGAATTTGCGCGTCTTGGTCTTGGCGCTTTGGGCGTGATCGTCGAGGTCGCGATTCAGTGCGTGCCGACGTTCCGTGTCGAGGCCAACGAGTCGGCGGAGCCGTTGGATGCGGTGCTCGATTCCTATCTTGAGCGCGCACGATCGACGGATTACTTCTCGTTCTTTTGGTTCCCGCATGCAGAGCAGGCGCTCGTGAAGGCGCACCGCCGACTCGCGGACGGCGAGGAACCCGAGGGGCTCGGAGGCAAGAATGCGGCGAAGTTCTTCGATGAGGAGCTCGTACAGTATTGGGCCCAGGGTCTTGCGGCGTCGTTGGGCACGGTCGCGCCGGGGCTCGTGCAGCGGGTTTCGCACTTCACCTCAGCGCTGACCGGCTCTCGCCAGTACGTCGAGGACTCGGTCACCATGTTCGGCAACTCGAAGCGGATGCGCTACAACGAGCTCGAATACGCGGTGCCGCTCGAGGATGGGCCGGAGGTGGTCCGCGAGATTCGTAGGCAGATCGATGCGCACGGGATCACGGTTTCGTTCCCGATTGAGGTTCGGTGTGGGGCGGCGGATGACGTCCCGCTCTCGCCGGGATACGGTCGCGAGACGGCTTACATTGCGGTGCACCGTTATGTGCGCGAGCGGCACGCGGAGTATTTCGGCGTCGTCGAAGAGGTGCTGCAGTCGGCCGGTGGTCGCCCGCACTGGGGGATGATGCACACGCTGCGCGCGCCGCAGCTGCGCGATCTCTACCCGAAGTTCGACGAGTTCGTGGCGCTGCGCGACAAGGTTGACCCGCAGCGGGTCTTCGATAACGCGTATCTGGAGCGGGCGCTGGGAGATTAG
- a CDS encoding NAD(P)/FAD-dependent oxidoreductase — translation MITFDRAERDIPASRIDSALRNTARTPYWLDDPRRPGSLPSARGELRTDLAIVGGGYTGLWTALLAKERDPNRRVILLEGKQVGWAASGRNGGFCEASLTHGESNGQRHLPNELETLQELGATNIREIGETVARYNMDCDYEASGVLRIATEDYQVEWLKEDSAKKPAQVFMDREQVRKEINSPILHAGLWEKTDNVLVNPARLAWELRRVCIELGVEIFEHSPVIDLKSTPGSVELVVGGVTSASAKEVKATVTAPRVALGTNIFPSLLHRMRPYTVPVWDYALMSNPLTPEQSDALGWKSRQGLADLNNRFHYLRMTRDDNGHDRILYGGYDAIYHYGQRLKPEYYNREETYRKLAAHFYATFPILGDIGFSHAWGGAIDSCSRFFSFFTRSLGDRVVGSAGYTGLGVGATRFGANTILDLLDGLDTERTRLELVKKKPIPFPPEPAAWLGVQVTTSEMARSDRRQGKRGLWLSTMDAIGMGFDS, via the coding sequence ATGATCACCTTCGATCGCGCCGAACGCGATATCCCCGCATCCCGCATTGATTCCGCTCTAAGGAACACTGCTCGCACACCGTACTGGCTCGACGATCCGCGCCGACCGGGAAGCCTTCCAAGCGCGCGCGGCGAACTCAGGACTGACCTCGCCATCGTGGGCGGCGGCTATACGGGCCTCTGGACGGCTCTCCTAGCCAAAGAACGCGATCCAAACCGTCGAGTAATCCTGCTTGAAGGAAAACAGGTGGGCTGGGCGGCTTCCGGGCGTAACGGCGGATTTTGCGAAGCGTCTCTGACCCACGGGGAAAGTAACGGCCAACGACACTTGCCCAACGAACTCGAAACGCTACAAGAACTCGGCGCTACAAACATCCGCGAAATCGGCGAAACCGTTGCGCGATACAACATGGATTGCGATTACGAGGCTTCCGGAGTCCTACGAATTGCGACCGAGGACTATCAAGTCGAATGGCTGAAAGAGGACTCCGCGAAAAAGCCCGCACAAGTTTTCATGGATCGTGAGCAAGTGCGTAAGGAAATAAACTCACCGATCTTGCACGCAGGACTGTGGGAAAAGACCGACAACGTCCTCGTGAACCCTGCGCGCCTCGCGTGGGAACTTCGCCGAGTTTGTATCGAGCTCGGGGTCGAAATTTTCGAGCACTCGCCCGTGATCGACCTGAAGTCGACACCGGGCTCCGTCGAACTTGTCGTTGGGGGCGTCACAAGTGCCAGTGCGAAGGAGGTCAAAGCAACAGTCACAGCGCCGCGAGTTGCACTCGGTACGAACATATTTCCATCCCTGTTGCATCGAATGCGCCCCTACACCGTCCCGGTTTGGGACTACGCCCTCATGAGCAATCCGCTCACCCCCGAGCAGTCGGATGCGCTGGGGTGGAAGTCTCGACAAGGCCTCGCCGATCTCAATAACCGGTTCCACTACTTGCGCATGACGCGCGACGACAATGGCCACGACCGCATTCTGTACGGCGGCTACGACGCGATCTACCACTATGGCCAGCGATTGAAGCCCGAGTATTACAACCGCGAGGAGACGTACCGCAAACTTGCGGCGCATTTCTACGCAACCTTCCCAATCCTCGGTGACATCGGATTCAGTCACGCATGGGGAGGAGCAATCGATTCATGTAGCCGCTTTTTTTCATTCTTCACACGCTCCCTTGGCGATCGCGTCGTGGGCTCTGCGGGCTATACAGGACTCGGTGTGGGAGCAACACGCTTCGGAGCAAACACCATCCTGGACCTTCTTGACGGCCTCGACACGGAACGCACCCGCTTGGAACTCGTCAAGAAAAAACCCATCCCATTTCCGCCTGAACCCGCTGCCTGGCTCGGAGTGCAAGTCACGACCTCCGAAATGGCTCGCTCCGACCGCCGCCAAGGGAAGCGCGGCTTGTGGCTCTCCACGATGGACGCGATCGGCATGGGGTTCGATTCGTAG
- a CDS encoding FAD-dependent oxidoreductase, whose amino-acid sequence MESSKYVVIGAGLVGSATAWHLASAGQEVTLLERDVPASNHGSSHGSSRIFRFAYPDETYANLAKVAAPLWSHLERESGQSLLQQVGGVDFGTERNPRQLAAVLDRVGVEHRIIEIDEARERWPQYALDTEVLWQPTAGVVNPAKAVDAMVGLAAKAGAQALTGWQVASVTPASTTGYVVTSSRGEQIHAAEVVVAAGSWLPHILPRLPLPKGFLDALPTFEVRQEQTFHFPYEKPREDADWPTHIHIFKEITTTRMVYALPGGEGVENRALKVALFNGGKVLPSAAQQDGIVDAANRDWVTRYVERHVPGVVPEPFAESTCLFTNTPTEDFVIERVDGITLVSACSGHGAKFAPLTGLLASGITTGNGTVPDAFRVQR is encoded by the coding sequence GTGGAATCATCCAAGTACGTCGTCATCGGCGCGGGGCTCGTCGGCTCGGCAACCGCCTGGCACCTCGCGAGCGCAGGCCAGGAAGTCACGCTGCTCGAACGCGACGTCCCCGCCAGCAACCACGGCTCATCCCATGGATCCTCGCGGATCTTCCGCTTCGCCTACCCCGACGAGACATATGCGAACCTCGCGAAAGTAGCCGCACCACTCTGGTCGCACCTCGAGCGCGAGAGCGGCCAATCGCTGCTCCAGCAGGTCGGCGGCGTCGACTTCGGCACCGAGCGCAATCCACGCCAACTCGCCGCTGTCCTCGATCGCGTCGGGGTCGAGCACCGAATCATCGAGATCGACGAAGCCCGGGAACGCTGGCCGCAGTACGCACTCGACACCGAGGTCTTGTGGCAGCCGACCGCCGGCGTCGTCAATCCCGCCAAGGCGGTGGATGCGATGGTCGGGCTGGCAGCGAAAGCCGGCGCCCAAGCACTCACCGGTTGGCAGGTCGCGAGCGTGACCCCCGCATCCACAACGGGGTATGTCGTGACCTCGAGCCGCGGCGAGCAGATCCACGCGGCCGAGGTGGTCGTCGCCGCTGGCAGCTGGCTGCCGCACATCCTGCCAAGGCTCCCACTCCCGAAAGGCTTCTTGGATGCGCTGCCCACCTTTGAGGTGCGGCAAGAGCAGACCTTCCACTTCCCATACGAAAAGCCGCGCGAGGACGCGGACTGGCCGACGCACATCCATATTTTCAAAGAAATCACCACGACACGGATGGTCTACGCGCTCCCCGGAGGCGAGGGCGTAGAGAACCGCGCACTGAAGGTCGCACTCTTCAACGGCGGCAAAGTACTGCCGTCGGCCGCGCAGCAAGACGGCATTGTGGATGCGGCGAATCGCGACTGGGTGACGCGGTACGTCGAGCGCCACGTGCCGGGCGTCGTGCCGGAGCCGTTCGCCGAATCAACGTGTTTGTTTACGAACACGCCGACGGAGGATTTCGTGATCGAGCGCGTGGACGGCATCACGCTGGTATCGGCGTGCTCGGGCCACGGCGCGAAGTTTGCGCCGCTGACCGGGCTGCTCGCGTCCGGAATCACGACGGGCAACGGCACGGTTCCGGATGCGTTTCGGGTGCAACGTTAG
- a CDS encoding Lrp/AsnC family transcriptional regulator produces the protein MKPELDEVDRQLIAILQKDGRRSFKEISEETGIPASSVRYRVQRLEESGTLQIVGVADPLRIGFDRLAMIGIKTEMGRARQVCEALAEMPETSYVVLTTGQFDVMVEVVCRDVEHYTELLHDRIARQEGIVGAETFFVLEAYKLAYGWGTGYSHPSSARNGK, from the coding sequence ATGAAGCCCGAACTCGACGAAGTTGATCGGCAACTGATCGCCATCTTGCAAAAGGATGGTCGCCGATCGTTCAAGGAAATTTCTGAAGAAACGGGCATCCCTGCTTCATCGGTTCGGTACCGGGTCCAGCGTCTCGAAGAATCCGGCACTCTCCAGATCGTCGGTGTCGCGGACCCGTTGCGAATCGGGTTCGACCGTCTGGCAATGATCGGCATCAAGACTGAAATGGGCAGGGCGCGGCAGGTTTGTGAGGCGCTCGCGGAGATGCCGGAGACAAGCTACGTCGTACTTACGACGGGCCAGTTTGATGTGATGGTCGAGGTTGTTTGTCGCGACGTTGAGCATTACACCGAACTTTTGCATGACCGCATTGCCAGGCAAGAAGGCATCGTCGGTGCCGAAACCTTCTTCGTGCTTGAGGCGTACAAATTGGCGTATGGCTGGGGCACTGGTTATAGCCATCCGTCGAGTGCACGAAATGGCAAATAA
- a CDS encoding HepT-like ribonuclease domain-containing protein — protein MPGLAAESLIVKIGENVARLSRDTLEKHPEVPWSLIKRMRDRLAHHYEGTDYEAVWDTLVVDLPVIREHIAGMGSDSSGERAH, from the coding sequence GTGCCAGGATTGGCCGCTGAATCGCTCATTGTCAAAATAGGCGAGAACGTTGCTCGACTGAGTCGCGACACGCTCGAGAAGCATCCGGAAGTGCCGTGGTCACTGATCAAACGAATGCGCGACCGCCTCGCCCACCACTATGAAGGCACCGACTATGAGGCGGTGTGGGACACTCTGGTCGTCGACCTTCCGGTCATCCGAGAACATATCGCCGGAATGGGGTCGGACTCCTCAGGGGAGCGGGCCCATTGA
- a CDS encoding helix-turn-helix domain-containing protein has translation MSNEVRELREAAGLSQSQLAARSGVAQPNIAAYESGKRRASTTMLSRLREAARPLPHNALAAHRDELVDLAARHGFSNVRVFGSAMRGSDRPGSDLDILVTRAPGIGLLTLVAFAEEASELLGVEVDVVTDGALGPGHEILATAVAV, from the coding sequence GTGTCGAATGAAGTTCGCGAGTTGCGTGAGGCGGCCGGTCTGAGCCAGTCGCAGTTGGCTGCGCGCTCGGGTGTTGCGCAGCCCAATATCGCGGCGTATGAATCGGGTAAACGACGAGCTTCTACCACGATGCTCAGCCGGCTCCGTGAAGCCGCTCGACCGTTGCCGCACAACGCGCTCGCCGCGCATCGTGACGAGCTGGTCGACTTGGCTGCACGACATGGCTTTAGCAATGTTCGAGTCTTTGGTTCGGCGATGCGGGGTAGCGATCGGCCGGGAAGTGACTTGGACATCCTCGTTACCCGCGCGCCGGGAATTGGGCTGTTGACACTGGTCGCATTCGCAGAGGAAGCGAGCGAACTGCTTGGCGTCGAGGTAGACGTCGTCACGGATGGTGCTCTCGGCCCTGGGCATGAGATTTTGGCGACGGCCGTTGCCGTATGA
- the deoC gene encoding deoxyribose-phosphate aldolase — translation MSLKLTRAELAKYIDHTLLATNATNDDVAALYREAKEIGTYAVCVSPNMLPIGAAWTGLDPDSEPFEPAEGEPQIATVVGFPSGKHHSSIKAVEASRAVAEGANEIDMVIDIGMLKAGHPELVEQDIAAVRQAVPSPTVLKVIIESAALTNEEIVQACEASVAAGADFVKTSTGFHAAGGASVAAVALMRKTVGPDFGVKASGGVRTYEDAMAMIEAGANRLGMSSGKKVLAEAPEA, via the coding sequence ATGAGCCTGAAGCTCACCCGCGCCGAACTGGCGAAGTACATCGACCACACGCTGCTCGCGACTAACGCGACCAACGATGATGTCGCCGCGCTCTACCGGGAGGCGAAGGAGATCGGCACGTACGCGGTGTGCGTCTCGCCGAACATGCTGCCGATCGGCGCCGCGTGGACCGGACTCGACCCTGACTCGGAACCGTTCGAACCCGCCGAGGGCGAGCCGCAAATCGCGACCGTCGTGGGCTTCCCGTCGGGCAAGCACCACTCGAGCATCAAGGCGGTCGAGGCGTCCCGTGCGGTAGCCGAGGGCGCGAATGAAATCGACATGGTGATCGACATCGGGATGCTCAAAGCCGGCCACCCGGAGCTCGTCGAGCAGGACATCGCCGCGGTTCGCCAGGCCGTGCCTTCGCCGACCGTGCTCAAGGTGATCATCGAGTCAGCGGCGCTCACGAACGAGGAAATCGTCCAGGCCTGCGAGGCATCCGTTGCTGCGGGCGCAGACTTTGTGAAGACTTCGACCGGGTTCCATGCCGCCGGCGGTGCATCCGTCGCGGCGGTCGCGCTCATGCGCAAGACCGTGGGCCCCGACTTCGGTGTGAAGGCATCGGGCGGCGTGCGCACTTACGAGGATGCGATGGCGATGATCGAGGCTGGCGCGAACCGACTCGGGATGTCTTCGGGCAAGAAAGTCCTGGCCGAAGCGCCCGAGGCCTAA
- a CDS encoding MFS transporter, producing MIEISEEFGLSGAEAGLLSSITALVGGLILPFAGAIGDRWGIKRIILVGLIASIIGQFLFALAPGYGLALLARAISGLGVGLLFVGPYTMAVNWFERERKNGIALGIMFTSDGIGTGFALYVFAIVLVAFGWRSGTMIGGYFLIAVLLIAWIFLRDAPNVKEEPLNAELASSSDRSAISWLFSRNVLIAAAFFVGEWGIFAVVAVWMPTILIENAGWPTEIAGLFASLYVLIGMITSIVFGLISDRLGRRKNLIVLAGVMMTTFMALMTVALATGNYVLVAVCLPLVGLGVYTGMPLALALAAESVPTRMAGTVNGFVLGVGFIVGGFAYPYIMGAVKDATDEYVLGFVGMVIATAVLNLVCPLFAKDVRRVDTQTTVSA from the coding sequence TTGATCGAGATCTCGGAAGAATTTGGTCTTTCGGGAGCCGAAGCTGGGCTGCTGAGCTCCATCACGGCGTTAGTCGGCGGGCTCATATTGCCGTTCGCTGGCGCAATCGGGGACCGCTGGGGTATCAAACGAATCATTCTCGTTGGCCTCATCGCCTCGATCATCGGCCAGTTCCTATTTGCCCTAGCCCCTGGATACGGTCTCGCGCTCCTTGCCCGCGCGATCAGCGGCCTCGGCGTCGGGCTCCTCTTCGTTGGCCCCTACACTATGGCCGTGAATTGGTTCGAACGTGAACGCAAAAACGGCATCGCGCTCGGCATCATGTTCACGAGCGACGGCATCGGTACCGGATTCGCACTCTACGTTTTCGCAATCGTGTTGGTCGCGTTTGGATGGCGATCGGGAACAATGATCGGCGGCTACTTCTTGATCGCGGTGTTGTTGATCGCGTGGATCTTCCTCCGTGATGCGCCTAACGTCAAAGAGGAGCCGCTCAATGCAGAACTCGCGTCGAGTTCGGATCGTTCAGCGATTAGCTGGCTCTTCAGCCGGAACGTTCTCATTGCGGCGGCCTTCTTCGTTGGCGAATGGGGCATCTTCGCTGTCGTCGCGGTTTGGATGCCCACCATTCTCATCGAGAACGCGGGGTGGCCGACCGAGATTGCCGGCCTGTTCGCGTCACTGTACGTGCTCATTGGAATGATCACATCGATAGTGTTCGGCCTCATTTCGGACCGCCTCGGACGACGGAAGAACCTCATCGTTCTCGCGGGAGTGATGATGACCACGTTCATGGCGCTAATGACGGTCGCTCTCGCGACAGGCAACTATGTCCTCGTCGCTGTATGTCTGCCTCTCGTCGGACTCGGTGTCTACACCGGCATGCCTCTCGCTCTTGCTCTCGCTGCGGAATCGGTCCCCACTCGAATGGCAGGCACCGTCAACGGGTTTGTCCTCGGAGTCGGCTTCATCGTTGGTGGATTCGCCTACCCCTACATCATGGGCGCGGTCAAGGACGCCACCGATGAGTACGTACTGGGGTTCGTCGGCATGGTGATCGCTACTGCAGTGCTCAACCTCGTCTGCCCGCTATTCGCGAAAGACGTCCGGAGAGTGGACACTCAAACTACAGTCAGCGCGTAA